One Bacillus amyloliquefaciens DSM 7 = ATCC 23350 DNA window includes the following coding sequences:
- a CDS encoding ABC transporter permease, which translates to MNNMSSIWQSRLEEHIKETRMYMKYMLNDHLVIVLIFFIAGAASWYSKWVKDIPDHFPSFWVMAVLFSFVLTGSYVRTLLKEADLVFLLPLEPKMGTYFKHSFKYSYLSQLFPLFALSLVCMPLFFAVSPGASLTSYAAVFIQMLAVKAWNQAMEWRMTFMNDRSMKMTDAIIRFICNMLLLYFILQSFYLYAAAVYIVMAGLYVYFTSAAKHKSLKWEAHIEYELRRKQRFYRIANLFTDVPHLKKQAKRRAYLDFLLRMIPFEQRKTFSYMYARAFLRSNDYLGIQVRLTIIFILIIMLVSANPWITAALTVFTVFITGIQLLPLFGHFHHLSLQELYPVNQKAKLQSFFSLMKSVLTVQALLFTAASAYAAGVSGALYAAIASAVLIFVIMPSYMGGRLKKYGKL; encoded by the coding sequence ATGAATAATATGTCTAGTATTTGGCAGTCCCGGCTTGAGGAGCATATAAAGGAAACAAGAATGTATATGAAATATATGCTCAATGATCATCTCGTCATTGTGCTGATCTTTTTTATCGCCGGCGCGGCGAGCTGGTACAGCAAATGGGTCAAAGACATTCCCGATCATTTCCCGTCATTTTGGGTGATGGCGGTGCTCTTTTCATTTGTGCTGACGGGCTCATACGTCCGGACGCTGTTAAAGGAAGCGGATCTCGTGTTCCTGCTGCCGCTTGAACCGAAAATGGGGACATACTTTAAGCATTCATTCAAGTACAGCTATCTGTCACAGCTGTTTCCGCTTTTCGCTCTGTCGCTTGTGTGCATGCCTCTGTTTTTCGCTGTAAGCCCGGGAGCGTCACTTACGTCGTATGCCGCCGTTTTTATTCAGATGCTGGCGGTAAAAGCATGGAATCAGGCCATGGAGTGGCGGATGACATTTATGAATGACAGAAGCATGAAAATGACGGATGCGATCATACGCTTTATCTGTAATATGCTGCTTTTATACTTCATTTTGCAATCGTTTTATCTGTACGCTGCCGCCGTCTACATTGTGATGGCCGGTCTTTATGTGTATTTCACATCTGCCGCGAAACATAAATCGTTAAAATGGGAAGCTCATATTGAATATGAATTAAGAAGGAAGCAGCGGTTTTACAGAATCGCCAATCTGTTTACCGATGTGCCTCACCTGAAGAAACAGGCAAAACGCCGGGCGTATCTCGACTTCTTGCTCAGAATGATTCCGTTTGAACAGCGGAAAACGTTCTCATATATGTATGCGCGGGCCTTTCTTCGTTCAAATGATTATCTCGGCATTCAAGTCAGGCTCACGATTATTTTTATTCTGATAATTATGCTCGTTTCCGCCAATCCGTGGATAACGGCGGCGTTAACCGTATTTACCGTCTTTATTACGGGGATACAGCTTTTGCCGCTGTTCGGGCATTTTCATCATCTTTCTTTACAGGAGCTTTACCCGGTCAATCAGAAAGCGAAGCTGCAAAGTTTCTTTTCCCTGATGAAATCGGTGCTAACCGTGCAGGCATTGCTGTTCACGGCAGCGTCGGCCTATGCCGCGGGAGTCAGCGGGGCGCTTTATGCCGCTATCGCTTCAGCCGTTCTGATCTTTGTGATTATGCCTTCGTATATGGGAGGCAGATTGAAAAAATACGGCAAGCTGTAA
- the hemE gene encoding uroporphyrinogen decarboxylase: MSKREAFNDTFLKAARGEKAGHVPVWYMRQAGRSQPEYRKLKEKYGLVEITHQPELCAYVTRLPVEQYGVDAAILYKDIMTPLPYIGVDVEIKNGIGPVIDQPVRSAADIDKLGELNPEQDVPYVLETIRLLVNEQLNVPLIGFSGAPFTLASYMIEGGPSKNYNKTKAFMHSMPQAWQMLMDKLADMIIVYAKAQINAGAKAIQIFDSWVGALNREDYRMYIKPVMDRIFRELSAEQVPLIMFGVGASHLAGDWHDLPLDVVGLDWRLSIDDARKQGITKTVQGNLDPSLLLAPWEVIEEKAKAILDQGMKTDRFIFNLGHGVFPDVNPDTLKKLTAFVHEYSAAKKTERSS, encoded by the coding sequence ATGAGTAAACGAGAAGCGTTTAATGATACGTTTTTAAAAGCGGCACGGGGAGAAAAAGCGGGTCACGTCCCTGTCTGGTACATGAGACAGGCGGGGAGGTCGCAGCCGGAATACCGCAAGCTGAAGGAAAAGTACGGCCTGGTTGAAATTACGCATCAGCCCGAGCTGTGCGCGTATGTGACAAGACTCCCGGTCGAGCAGTACGGAGTGGACGCTGCCATTTTATATAAAGATATTATGACGCCGCTTCCTTATATCGGAGTGGATGTTGAAATTAAAAACGGAATCGGGCCGGTGATCGATCAGCCGGTGCGCTCTGCTGCGGATATTGACAAGCTCGGCGAACTGAATCCCGAACAGGATGTTCCTTACGTGCTGGAAACGATCCGATTACTCGTAAACGAACAGCTGAATGTCCCGCTCATCGGTTTTTCGGGAGCGCCTTTTACGCTGGCCAGTTATATGATTGAAGGCGGGCCTTCTAAAAATTACAACAAAACAAAAGCGTTTATGCACAGTATGCCGCAAGCGTGGCAGATGCTGATGGACAAGCTCGCGGACATGATTATCGTTTATGCGAAAGCGCAGATTAACGCCGGCGCGAAAGCCATTCAGATTTTTGATTCATGGGTCGGCGCGCTGAACCGCGAAGATTACCGGATGTATATCAAACCGGTGATGGACAGAATTTTCCGGGAGCTTTCAGCAGAACAAGTTCCGCTGATCATGTTCGGCGTAGGCGCAAGCCATCTGGCCGGAGATTGGCATGACCTTCCTCTTGACGTTGTCGGTCTTGATTGGAGACTCAGCATAGATGACGCCAGAAAACAAGGCATCACAAAAACGGTTCAGGGCAACCTTGATCCGTCGCTTCTTCTTGCGCCTTGGGAAGTCATCGAGGAAAAAGCGAAAGCGATACTTGATCAGGGCATGAAAACGGACCGGTTTATTTTCAATTTAGGACACGGCGTATTCCCTGATGTAAATCCGGATACGCTGAAAAAGCTGACGGCGTTTGTGCATGAATACTCCGCAGCCAAAAAAACGGAACGATCTTCCTGA
- the hmoB gene encoding heme-degrading oxygenase HmoB, translating into MKVYITYGTADFLKTIAKKHPGENMVLMQGDENAILIHETNGETVFQAPHSYESIDSVGEIKNPGYAVLNNIAVTQEGRPLFENRFKNRAGKVENEPGFKAIRVLRPLEGDTYVILTLWEEEKAFQNWQQSNSYQEAHKKRGTSAGIDTTSIFSRPSYVTAYYAID; encoded by the coding sequence ATGAAGGTTTATATTACATACGGGACAGCCGATTTTTTAAAGACGATTGCAAAGAAACACCCTGGTGAGAATATGGTGCTGATGCAAGGGGATGAAAATGCGATTTTAATCCATGAGACAAATGGAGAAACCGTTTTCCAGGCGCCCCATTCATATGAAAGCATCGACAGCGTCGGGGAAATCAAAAATCCGGGCTACGCCGTCCTCAACAACATCGCAGTTACCCAGGAAGGCCGGCCGCTGTTTGAAAATCGGTTTAAAAACCGAGCCGGCAAAGTGGAAAATGAACCCGGCTTTAAAGCCATCCGCGTATTAAGGCCGCTCGAAGGCGATACGTATGTCATCCTGACCCTGTGGGAAGAGGAAAAAGCCTTTCAGAACTGGCAGCAGTCAAACTCTTATCAGGAAGCTCATAAAAAACGCGGAACATCAGCAGGCATTGATACGACGTCCATTTTCTCCCGTCCATCTTATGTAACCGCTTATTACGCTATAGACTAA
- a CDS encoding amidohydrolase — protein sequence MVEIRRHLHMNPELSFKEKKTPAFIASFYEKLGVPIRTNVGGNGVTAYIEGSEPGPAVALRADFDALPIQDEKDAPYASQIPGVMHACGHDGHTAALLAVGKVLSRNRENLKGSFVMIHQHAEELSPGGAKSMIEDGCLEHVDAIFGTHLWATEPVGTVLCRPGAVMAAADGFTIKVIGKGGHGAIPHDTKDAVLIGSQIVTALQHIVSRRVNPMHPAVISAGSFVAENPFNAIADHAVITGTVRSFDEEVRSLLEAEIEAVVKGICAMHSASYEYRFKRGYPAVVNHPEEAAHAAAAAAETDGVTKVVEGEPQMAGEDFSYYLQHTKGAFFFTGAALENAESIYPHHHPKFDFNEKAMLTAAKVLIGAAVSYRR from the coding sequence ATGGTTGAAATCAGGCGTCACCTTCACATGAATCCCGAGCTTTCCTTTAAAGAGAAAAAAACACCGGCGTTCATCGCATCGTTTTATGAAAAACTCGGCGTTCCCATCCGGACGAATGTCGGAGGAAACGGAGTCACAGCCTATATTGAAGGCAGTGAACCGGGACCGGCTGTCGCGCTCAGGGCTGATTTTGACGCTTTGCCTATACAGGATGAAAAAGATGCGCCCTATGCTTCACAAATCCCCGGCGTCATGCACGCCTGCGGGCACGACGGCCATACGGCAGCTCTGCTTGCGGTCGGAAAAGTGCTTTCCCGCAACCGGGAAAACCTGAAAGGGTCATTTGTGATGATCCACCAGCACGCCGAAGAATTATCTCCCGGCGGAGCAAAATCAATGATTGAAGACGGCTGCCTCGAACATGTCGACGCCATTTTCGGCACGCACCTTTGGGCGACTGAACCCGTCGGAACGGTTTTATGCCGCCCGGGCGCAGTGATGGCCGCCGCTGACGGATTTACGATTAAAGTCATCGGAAAAGGCGGTCACGGCGCGATCCCTCACGATACGAAGGACGCCGTTTTAATCGGCTCACAAATCGTCACCGCCCTTCAGCATATTGTGAGCCGGCGGGTAAACCCCATGCACCCGGCCGTCATCTCAGCCGGCTCGTTCGTCGCTGAAAATCCGTTTAATGCGATTGCGGATCACGCAGTCATAACCGGCACCGTCCGCTCGTTTGACGAAGAGGTGCGCAGCCTGCTCGAAGCAGAAATAGAAGCCGTCGTCAAAGGAATCTGCGCCATGCACTCCGCTTCTTATGAATATCGTTTCAAACGCGGCTACCCCGCTGTCGTGAATCACCCTGAGGAAGCGGCGCACGCGGCTGCTGCCGCAGCGGAAACAGACGGCGTCACAAAAGTCGTTGAAGGAGAGCCGCAGATGGCGGGAGAAGACTTTTCATATTATCTGCAGCATACGAAAGGCGCATTTTTCTTTACGGGCGCCGCTTTAGAAAATGCGGAATCTATTTATCCTCATCATCACCCGAAATTTGATTTTAATGAAAAAGCGATGCTGACGGCCGCCAAGGTGCTTATCGGCGCCGCGGTGAGCTACCGCCGCTAG
- the hemH gene encoding ferrochelatase, whose product MSSKKKMGLLVMAYGTPYKEEDIERYYTHIRRGRKPEPHMLQDLKDRYEAIGGISPLAKITQEQAEKLGQRLNEIQDDVTFKVYIGLKHIEPFIEDAVAEMHKDGITEAVSLVLAPHFSTFSVKSYNKRAKEEADKLGGLTIKSVESWYDEPKFVDYWVTQVKKTYDSMPKEERDDAMLIVSAHSLPEKIKEYGDPYPDQLEESAKLIAEGAGITDYAVGWQSEGNTPDPWLGPDVQDLTRELYQKHPYKAFVYVPAGFVADHLEVLYDNDYECKAVTDEVGASYYRPAMPNAQPEFIDALAAVVLKELDK is encoded by the coding sequence ATGAGCAGCAAAAAGAAAATGGGACTTCTTGTCATGGCTTACGGAACGCCTTACAAAGAAGAGGACATAGAGCGTTATTATACACATATCAGACGCGGAAGAAAGCCGGAGCCGCATATGCTTCAAGACTTAAAAGACAGATATGAGGCGATCGGAGGCATTTCGCCACTCGCAAAAATTACGCAGGAGCAGGCGGAGAAGCTCGGACAGCGTTTAAATGAAATTCAGGATGATGTAACATTCAAAGTGTACATCGGATTAAAACATATTGAACCGTTTATTGAAGATGCGGTGGCGGAGATGCATAAAGACGGCATTACAGAAGCTGTCAGCCTTGTGCTCGCCCCTCATTTTTCAACATTCAGCGTCAAGTCTTACAACAAACGCGCGAAAGAAGAAGCGGACAAGCTCGGCGGCTTGACCATCAAGTCGGTTGAGAGCTGGTATGATGAACCGAAATTCGTTGATTATTGGGTCACCCAAGTGAAGAAAACGTATGACTCCATGCCGAAAGAAGAACGGGATGATGCGATGCTGATCGTCTCAGCGCACAGCCTTCCTGAAAAAATTAAAGAATACGGCGATCCGTATCCTGACCAGCTGGAGGAATCCGCAAAACTGATAGCCGAAGGCGCCGGAATTACCGATTACGCAGTCGGCTGGCAGAGCGAAGGGAACACCCCTGATCCGTGGCTCGGGCCGGATGTGCAGGATCTCACGCGCGAGCTGTATCAAAAGCATCCTTATAAAGCATTTGTATATGTGCCCGCAGGCTTCGTTGCCGATCATTTAGAGGTGCTTTACGATAATGATTACGAATGCAAAGCTGTGACCGATGAAGTCGGCGCAAGCTACTATCGTCCGGCTATGCCGAACGCACAGCCTGAATTTATCGACGCGCTTGCAGCGGTCGTGCTGAAAGAGCTGGACAAGTAG
- a CDS encoding HIT family protein: MHKADDCIFCKIIAGDIPSSKVYENEHVVAFLDISQVTKGHTLVIPKTHIENVYEFTPELSKEYFEAVPKIARAIRDEFEPIGLNILNNNGEKAGQSVFHFHMHIIPRYGKGDGFGAVWKTHAEDYTPDDLQEIASTVRKRLASS, translated from the coding sequence ATGCACAAAGCGGACGATTGTATTTTCTGCAAAATCATTGCCGGTGACATTCCGTCTTCAAAAGTATACGAAAATGAACACGTCGTGGCGTTTCTTGATATCAGCCAGGTCACAAAAGGCCACACGCTCGTGATTCCGAAAACACATATTGAAAACGTGTACGAGTTTACGCCTGAGCTTTCTAAAGAATATTTTGAGGCGGTGCCGAAAATCGCGCGCGCCATCCGGGATGAATTCGAGCCGATCGGGCTGAATATTCTCAATAACAACGGTGAAAAAGCGGGCCAATCAGTGTTCCATTTTCACATGCACATCATTCCGCGTTACGGAAAAGGCGACGGCTTCGGAGCGGTCTGGAAGACACATGCCGAAGACTACACGCCTGACGATCTTCAGGAAATCGCTTCAACCGTCAGAAAACGGCTTGCCTCATCTTAA
- the hemY gene encoding protoporphyrinogen oxidase, protein MSGDKKHLVIIGGGITGLAAAFYMEKEIKEKQLPLEITLIEAGPRAGGKIQTAHKDGYIIERGPDSFLERKKSAPQLVKDLGLEHLLVNNATGQSYVLVNETLHPMPKGAVMGIPTKIAPFISTGLFSVPGKARAALDFVLPASKPKEDQSLGEFFRRRVGDEVVENLIEPLLSGIYAGDIDKLSLMSTFPQFYQTEQKHRSLILGMKKSRPQPSGQQLTAKKQGQFLTLTTGLQTLVEELEKQLTLTKVMKGTKVTHIGREEKGYSVTLDNGSVLHAEGCIVTAPHKAAAKMLSDLPAVSCLKDMHSTSVANVALGFPEGAVKMEHEGTGFVISRNSDFSITACTWTNKKWPHAAPEGKTLLRAYVGKAGDESIVDLSDNEIIKIVMEDLKKVMKINGEPEMTCVTRWNESMPQYHVGHKERIKEFRDELKASYPGVYATGASFEGVGIPDCIDQGKAAVYDSLAYLFETYQPPLS, encoded by the coding sequence ATGAGTGGCGATAAAAAACATCTGGTCATCATCGGCGGCGGCATAACGGGATTAGCCGCCGCCTTCTACATGGAAAAAGAAATCAAGGAAAAACAGCTGCCGCTTGAGATTACTTTGATCGAAGCAGGCCCGCGAGCGGGCGGGAAAATTCAGACGGCCCATAAAGACGGCTACATCATCGAGCGGGGGCCGGATTCTTTTTTGGAAAGGAAAAAAAGCGCTCCGCAGCTCGTGAAGGATCTGGGGCTTGAGCATCTGCTCGTCAACAATGCGACCGGCCAGTCTTACGTGCTTGTCAACGAGACGCTTCATCCGATGCCGAAGGGCGCGGTGATGGGCATCCCGACAAAAATCGCTCCGTTCATCTCCACCGGCTTATTTTCTGTTCCCGGAAAAGCGCGGGCGGCGCTGGATTTTGTCCTGCCTGCGAGCAAACCGAAGGAAGATCAGTCTCTGGGTGAGTTTTTCCGCAGACGCGTCGGTGACGAAGTTGTTGAGAATTTAATAGAACCGCTGTTGTCTGGGATTTATGCCGGAGATATTGATAAGCTGAGCCTTATGTCCACGTTTCCGCAATTCTATCAGACTGAGCAAAAGCACAGAAGTCTGATTCTCGGCATGAAAAAATCGCGTCCGCAGCCTTCGGGACAGCAGCTGACGGCCAAAAAGCAGGGCCAGTTTTTAACACTGACGACAGGCCTTCAAACTTTGGTGGAGGAGCTGGAAAAGCAGCTTACACTGACAAAGGTGATGAAAGGCACGAAAGTTACCCATATCGGCCGCGAGGAGAAGGGATATTCCGTGACGCTTGATAACGGCAGTGTGCTGCATGCGGAAGGATGCATTGTGACAGCGCCGCATAAAGCCGCGGCGAAAATGCTTTCTGATTTGCCGGCGGTGTCATGTCTCAAAGACATGCATTCTACGTCCGTTGCCAACGTCGCCTTAGGTTTTCCGGAGGGAGCCGTCAAGATGGAGCATGAAGGTACGGGATTCGTTATCTCAAGAAACAGCGATTTCTCCATCACGGCCTGCACATGGACGAATAAAAAATGGCCGCACGCGGCGCCGGAGGGCAAAACGCTTCTCAGGGCGTACGTTGGAAAGGCCGGAGATGAATCCATCGTAGATCTTTCAGATAACGAGATCATTAAAATCGTAATGGAAGATTTGAAAAAAGTAATGAAAATCAATGGCGAACCGGAAATGACCTGTGTCACCCGCTGGAACGAAAGCATGCCGCAGTACCATGTCGGCCATAAAGAGCGCATCAAAGAGTTCAGAGATGAGCTGAAAGCTTCCTATCCGGGTGTATACGCGACGGGCGCATCTTTTGAAGGGGTGGGCATCCCCGACTGTATCGACCAGGGAAAAGCCGCAGTATATGATTCACTGGCTTATTTATTTGAAACGTACCAGCCTCCGTTATCTTAA
- a CDS encoding ABC transporter ATP-binding protein yields MSLLSVKDLTGGYTRNPVLKNVSFTLEPNQIVGLIGLNGAGKSTTIRHIIGLMDPHKGSIELNGKTFSEDKESYRSQFTYIPETPVLYEELTLKEHLELTAMAYGLSKETLEKRLPPLLKEFRMEKRLKWFPAHFSKGMKQKVMIMCAFLAEPSLYIIDEPFLGLDPLAINALLERMDAAKKAGSTVLMSTHILATAERYCDAFIILHNGEVRASGTLEELREQFGMRDAALDDLYIELTKEDAGHE; encoded by the coding sequence ATGTCTCTGCTATCGGTAAAAGACTTAACCGGCGGTTATACGAGAAACCCGGTTTTAAAAAATGTTTCATTCACCCTTGAGCCGAACCAAATCGTCGGGCTCATCGGATTAAACGGCGCGGGCAAAAGCACGACGATCCGGCATATTATCGGTTTAATGGACCCGCATAAAGGCTCAATCGAGCTGAACGGCAAGACGTTTTCGGAGGATAAGGAAAGCTACCGTTCGCAATTTACGTACATTCCCGAAACACCGGTGCTGTATGAAGAACTGACGCTCAAAGAGCATTTGGAGCTGACGGCCATGGCGTACGGCCTTTCCAAAGAAACGCTTGAAAAAAGGCTTCCTCCGCTTTTGAAGGAATTCAGAATGGAAAAAAGGCTGAAATGGTTTCCCGCTCACTTTTCCAAAGGGATGAAGCAGAAAGTCATGATCATGTGCGCATTTCTCGCAGAGCCTTCGCTTTATATCATTGACGAGCCGTTTCTCGGGCTTGACCCGCTTGCGATCAATGCTTTATTAGAGCGGATGGACGCCGCGAAAAAAGCCGGATCAACCGTCCTGATGTCAACGCATATACTGGCTACGGCAGAGCGCTACTGTGACGCTTTCATCATTTTACATAACGGCGAAGTGCGGGCAAGCGGCACACTGGAAGAACTGAGAGAGCAGTTCGGCATGAGAGACGCCGCTCTTGATGACTTGTATATTGAATTGACAAAGGAAGACGCCGGCCATGAATAA
- a CDS encoding transglycosylase domain-containing protein gives MLKKKKRFFIPAVIAAATAFLALIGYIIIIFLGHYVIDEKKLILHASSKIVDQNGDEIASLYTENREPVSIQEVPEDVRDAFIAVEDKRFYEHHGIDVKSVGRAVFRDVLAGGKVEGGSTITQQLAKNIFLTNDKTFLRKTKEVIIAINLERDYSKDKLLEMYLNQLYFGHGVYGIQAASHYYFNKEVKDLTVAEGAVLAAIPKAPSLYSPIQHPGKNKERRDTILSMMNDQGYISAKEAVRAQGRTLGLNVKKTSETPWFDSYIDLVIKEAESRYSMSGEQLLQGGYTIRTSLDSKLQKTAYTLMRENGYFPGTDQAAEGSAVFIDNKTGGVRAAVGGRDYVTKGYNRVTAPRQPGSTFKPLAVYGPAMQEDKFKPYSLLQDKLQSYDGYEPKNYGGQYKGQVTMQDAITYSINAPAVWTLKQIGVDTGKSYLDKNGINISDNGLAIALGGLSEGVTPLQLAGAYHTFAANGMYTKPFFIEKITDEDGETISGPKNGKTRVFSGQTAWNMTRMLQQVVKEGTASQGSYQGDMAGKTGTTSFTGVPGATKDAWFAGYTPGLTGAIWMGYDKTDKTHYLKGGSQYPVRLFKDIVTKAEESGKTFKKPENVKELGSPIELKAVKSLSARYTFKAMGLITIQLKWDAQKDDRVVYRIYEKKDGKDKLLDSVKGKGSFDIPYANLFSGASYKVVPYNTQTNQEGEGTEYVQPKLFSS, from the coding sequence ATGCTGAAAAAGAAAAAAAGATTCTTTATTCCGGCTGTAATTGCAGCGGCAACCGCTTTTCTCGCGTTAATCGGATACATTATCATTATATTTCTCGGCCATTATGTCATCGATGAAAAGAAGTTAATACTGCACGCATCTTCAAAAATCGTCGATCAAAACGGTGATGAAATCGCGAGCCTTTATACGGAAAACCGCGAACCGGTATCCATTCAGGAGGTTCCGGAAGATGTGAGAGATGCGTTTATCGCCGTTGAAGATAAACGGTTTTACGAACATCACGGCATTGATGTGAAGTCTGTCGGTCGGGCGGTGTTCCGGGATGTTTTAGCAGGCGGCAAGGTGGAGGGCGGAAGCACGATCACCCAGCAGCTGGCGAAAAACATTTTTCTGACTAATGATAAAACATTTTTGCGCAAGACAAAAGAAGTCATCATTGCCATCAATCTTGAGCGTGATTACAGCAAGGATAAGCTGCTTGAAATGTACCTGAACCAGCTCTATTTCGGCCATGGCGTTTACGGCATTCAAGCCGCGTCTCACTACTACTTTAATAAAGAAGTAAAAGATTTAACCGTTGCAGAAGGCGCCGTTCTGGCAGCCATACCGAAGGCGCCATCCCTTTATTCGCCGATTCAGCATCCCGGCAAAAATAAAGAACGGCGCGATACGATTCTTTCCATGATGAACGATCAAGGCTATATCAGCGCCAAAGAAGCCGTCAGAGCCCAGGGCAGGACATTGGGGCTTAATGTCAAGAAAACATCTGAAACGCCTTGGTTTGACAGTTATATCGATCTTGTCATCAAGGAGGCGGAATCCCGTTATTCGATGTCAGGAGAACAGCTTCTTCAAGGCGGCTATACGATCCGGACTTCGCTTGATTCCAAGCTGCAGAAAACGGCATACACACTAATGAGGGAAAACGGCTATTTTCCGGGGACGGATCAGGCGGCAGAGGGAAGCGCCGTCTTTATTGATAATAAAACCGGAGGCGTCCGCGCGGCGGTCGGCGGGCGCGACTACGTGACAAAAGGATACAACAGGGTAACTGCGCCGCGGCAGCCGGGCTCAACGTTTAAGCCGCTTGCCGTATACGGGCCCGCCATGCAGGAAGACAAGTTCAAACCGTATTCGCTTCTTCAAGACAAACTGCAGTCTTACGACGGGTATGAACCGAAAAATTATGGCGGGCAGTACAAGGGGCAAGTGACGATGCAGGACGCGATCACATACAGCATAAATGCGCCCGCTGTCTGGACATTGAAGCAGATCGGCGTGGATACGGGAAAATCGTATCTTGATAAAAACGGCATAAACATTTCTGACAACGGGCTCGCGATTGCGCTTGGCGGTCTGTCAGAAGGCGTCACCCCGCTTCAGCTTGCCGGAGCTTATCATACCTTTGCGGCGAACGGAATGTATACGAAGCCATTTTTTATTGAGAAAATCACGGACGAAGACGGAGAAACGATATCCGGGCCTAAAAACGGCAAAACGCGCGTCTTCAGCGGACAGACCGCATGGAATATGACGAGAATGCTTCAGCAGGTCGTAAAAGAAGGAACCGCTTCACAAGGAAGCTATCAAGGCGACATGGCGGGGAAAACCGGCACGACGTCATTTACCGGCGTCCCCGGTGCCACGAAGGACGCCTGGTTTGCGGGATACACTCCCGGACTGACGGGAGCCATTTGGATGGGCTATGACAAAACGGATAAAACCCATTACCTGAAAGGCGGAAGCCAGTACCCGGTCCGGCTCTTTAAAGATATCGTCACAAAAGCGGAAGAAAGCGGCAAAACATTCAAAAAGCCTGAAAATGTGAAAGAACTGGGCAGTCCGATTGAGCTTAAGGCGGTGAAGTCCCTGTCGGCCCGTTATACATTTAAGGCGATGGGATTGATTACGATTCAATTAAAATGGGATGCTCAAAAGGATGATCGGGTTGTTTACCGAATATATGAAAAGAAAGACGGAAAAGACAAGCTTCTGGATTCGGTGAAAGGAAAAGGCAGCTTTGACATTCCGTACGCCAATCTGTTCTCAGGGGCTTCATACAAGGTCGTTCCATATAATACACAGACGAATCAAGAAGGAGAGGGAACGGAATACGTTCAGCCGAAGCTTTTTTCTTCTTAA
- a CDS encoding EcsC family protein, translating to MTGDQQLIHEALQWKARFLRKDSMLERFSKGMQAKINERIPEKIHTVITESIKKMTEATMAGSNLAKSNRDTNGMTLSEKDALARQTIASYQKVAAAEGIGTGAGGIFLGMADFPLLLSIKMKCLFDLASIYGFDVSDRDERLFLLFIFQLAFSSGERRKHIYSIIEHWDSKKHDVDWRVFQQEYRDYLDVVKLFQLLPVVGAAVGGAANYKLLSQLGETARHVFHLRITAAGT from the coding sequence ATGACCGGCGATCAGCAGCTGATACATGAAGCCTTGCAATGGAAAGCGCGTTTTTTGCGTAAGGATTCGATGCTCGAACGTTTTTCTAAAGGAATGCAGGCGAAAATAAATGAGCGGATTCCCGAAAAAATTCATACCGTTATCACAGAAAGCATCAAAAAAATGACCGAAGCAACAATGGCGGGTTCAAATCTGGCAAAAAGCAATCGGGATACAAACGGTATGACCCTTTCAGAAAAAGATGCCCTGGCCAGACAAACCATCGCATCATACCAGAAGGTCGCGGCAGCCGAGGGTATCGGTACGGGGGCTGGCGGAATTTTTTTAGGAATGGCTGATTTTCCTTTGCTGTTGTCGATTAAAATGAAATGCCTGTTCGATCTTGCCTCCATTTACGGCTTTGATGTGAGTGATAGAGATGAACGATTGTTTTTGCTGTTTATTTTTCAGCTTGCTTTCTCAAGCGGTGAACGGCGGAAACACATATACTCGATTATTGAACATTGGGATTCAAAAAAGCATGATGTCGATTGGAGAGTTTTTCAGCAGGAATACCGCGATTATCTGGACGTGGTGAAATTGTTTCAGCTTTTGCCGGTCGTCGGAGCAGCCGTGGGCGGAGCGGCCAATTATAAACTGCTGTCACAGCTAGGCGAGACGGCAAGGCATGTTTTTCATTTAAGAATTACAGCAGCCGGTACGTAA